A window of Dysidea avara chromosome 1, odDysAvar1.4, whole genome shotgun sequence genomic DNA:
cttttagaatTTTTATTATGCTGCAACTGTCAAACATAATGTTAGAGTTGCACGTTcctcaatgtttaacaaagcaagTTCTGTACCTTTTTATGTTAGAATAACACTTAACACTACTTCCGGCCTGATATACCCCAAGGTTTGCTAGCATAACATTAACGATGATCATTGGTGCAAGCATTTATTAGTCAGTATCAGAACAGCTTAATAATCAATACCAAATAGACAACATCGACTCCAATCCAATACTGATCTGATTATCAGTGGAACACTAGATTTTGCTACAGCTATAGGCTGGATAGAGTCAACACAGCATTAAACCTGAGCTATAGCTAGACTGCTATGGAGTTAAAATTTAAAGGGAGTTTTGACCCAACTCCTTTAAGAATCCCATCACCACTGCCATTTTTAAAGTTTGAAAAAAAAACACAGCATGATTAATATACCTTAATTACGCTTAATATTTTCACCTACCAGTGTAGTACACAAACTGGAGATAGCTGAATATGGATGCCAAGTATCCTTTTTGTTTCACACCATTAACAGTGCTCATCTGTCTATAACAATCAACCTTACACTGGACCATCGGCTCAATGACTTTAGCCATCAAAGTGTACACATCCTCTGTTGTAGCCTCCTGGTCCCGGTACATATTGTCATTACTATCACTGACATTTATATACATTACATCTTCACAGTAAAGTCTACACTCGTCCATGTCTTTCTTATACAGAGAAAAACAAGCCTCAAAGTTGTCGCTTGCTTTCAGCCATTCTTTCTGTTTATAAGCACTCATGCCATTCTTGTAGTACTCCTGTTGAGCACTAACCCCAGATTCTCTGAACACCGTAAAGTTATTAGAACTAATCTCCAGTCTCTGACGATAAAATGATACACTACCCTTAATGCTTTCTTCATCTGGGTGCTTAAAGAAGTAAGAGAAAGCACACTTAGCACCTTTATCAGATTCATTCACCTGTAGTGTGAGAAGAGCAGACAATGAATAGCAAAAGACAGATTTGTGCCATATAACACATGTGTGTACAAACCAAACATACTGTACCTTCAGTAATCATAGAGAGGCACGACTACACATTGTAATACGATATATTATGATCATTTCTAGCTATCGTGTTTACACAATTAATTATGAATTGGGTGCCATTCTAGTTGTGTGTGCTGCTGCTATATTACACTAAGtgagtgtgttgtattagagtaattgaacagagTAATAGCGGGAAAATATTCTGTTAACATAAATGATGCAAATCTTGGCCTTCTTCAACTATAGCATAGCGTCATCATTCTGTTGTAAAGAAACTATGGGTACACACTTCAGAGTTTCTATATGATGCACTCCACAAAAGTGTACCAAAAATTAACAGTAACATTGACCACACACAACTGACATGATAGGACTGTACCTGGAAGTAGGAGTACTGCAGATAATCATAATATTTGGCTTTGTTTATTTCCTTCAAGATGAAACTGGATGTGACTTTCAATTCCATTCCCAAGTTCTCCTTCTTACAACGTGACACACAATTTCCTTCTGCAGCCATCTTCAGATATTGCTGCACAAATGGCATACGGCTGCTCACTCGGCTTAGCAAGGCTTTCTGCTTGTCCGTTAAATTGGGTTCAGATTCAGCCCGACATTGCTGCAGACACGAGATGGACTTGTTACGATATTCTTGATGTAGAGGTATCACTGGTTCCATCAAGGCAATAGCACCATTGTGCTCATTTAGCGTATAACTTTCTGTTGCTTGTCTGTATAGTGATGTAAAACTCTGACTGTTCTCTTCCAAAGATCGACCACCCTGCAAGTAATCAAATGATTACACACCATCTGTGAATTGTGCTGCACACATTATGTGCTACTGTGTTATGTAAAGTTATGCCTTATTTTACTCtatttttattaaaatttaGTACAGCAAGACCTTATCAACGATTTATTGACAAGTTGCAAAACATACAGCTGCACATACATGTGTTGTATCTATTTTACTGTTGAAACGCACTGCCATTAGGAGAAATATGATGCTAATCCATTTTAAGGAGGAAAGTGCTACTGAACTGCATGCAAAATAAATGTAgcagtaaaatatttgcatgaaACTCATATCAAAACATCAGGGGCCAAACAAAATGAAACATTttatatgtacgtacgtatgtacatatatgtagataccTAATATTTCAAAGCAGACAAAAGTAAAAGGCACATAACTAAATACACTTCTAAAAAGTAATTTGCTATCGATGGATTTAATGCATACATTGTTTAACCAGATACAAGGTATCACATTACTTATTCTTCGTACAAAATAAATATTACTACCTTAAGCTCACCTTAGCAATGTCAGGAAAATTTAGCAATTGCATGCTGAGAGAAAATTTAAGCAGTGACTGTTTCGTTAAGAAGTTCAGACCTtatcacatatgtacataacttTTGAGATATATTTATTTCACAGAGTTTATCTACTCATAAACACAGGGGTTTAATTATGGGCGATACTTGAGAGAATGCTAAGAATCTTCATGGAAAATAATTCCTTGCCGCTAAATTTGTCCTAACTAAAAAGCCTTGCTTAAGGTAGTTATTCCATCATATCTTACCAGGTGCTGGTCACCTGGAGCCTCCTTCTTGTATGAAACAAGAGGGGAGAAGTGGACCAATTgctgtaaaaataataataatgctcatAAGCACTGAGTATAAGGGACCTATTGTACCCAACACACAAGACAATATCTAAGTACAGTAgtgtagagtcgggttgttaagtacatgtatctattaagcgcatattatttgttaagcgcatatacATTTCTTGTAactaaccatggatgataagcgcacatggccAAATGCGACGATTAAGTTACACACAGCAAAAAACggcaagaaaagctgaaagtactgaaaaattacgtctcccttgaggtctccctcactatgtatacagcaaatcagccatctggatagtgataatcttgttTTCACGAAGGATTTtgcccagaaatggagtcaaatatccttacacacTGGCATGGTTACCagcacaaactattaactactctattacaacgtagtgattccatgatacactcaccataattatttattaggcgtatgcACCTAACAGatggtatgatttttacaaaaagttttctccaaaaattctaagcacatgcgcttaacaacccgactttacgggtatactatacagtgtatattagaTGTACGTACAATACTAAGGTGTACGTATCCATATGTACATGCAGAGCAGCCAGAACTACAAAACTGAAGCAAGGAAGAAAGAACAGAATAGTACCATACATTAACTGGGCATAAATATGTATACATAAGAACGTACAGTACGTGTATGTAGAATAATAATGTTCATTACATCTCTTCAAGAAATACAGCAGCTCAGTAAAATATGTGTATCACAAGTACAAGGATTTTTTAGGGATGAAagaaataaaaaagtagtgaaacaaaggaggttgcctatacctgaagACATACTTGTGGATAtgaatatgtgacctaattttagaaaaccgtcaatatacatacatgtatcaaaattcattttattggttctttgctgtctacagggacagaggaatggattggttaagtttcagcttcataagttaagcagtgtgggaaatacagcagtagacacccggacgagcaaataaatcaatatgtacagaagatatcgagaaaataatctacaggcgcttacataaaccatcataacgtGCATATACAATGGCGTACGAAGTTGAATCTTTGCTTATTgtattcgccatgaatttgtgaatccaccaaggtatagtttttgccaaaggtattcttctgtgatccggaaggaaggcaaattcattgaagaaaaatcgtcgtaaattcttttgtcaccacaacataaacaaacgtctgtaaatCAGAAACCCACATGTGTATGAAGATGTAACAAGTAgttttgaactccctatgaataggggaacacgatgattcccaggatttatccaccgGAGTGTCAATTCACCGACCAgcaaggcgataaaaacttgtgtaaattttttctgaagcttgtgttttttacccattgtgtttgaatgcattttattacaaaagtactattgtgtgcatatcgacggttttctaaaattaggtcacatataggaattaaatgttcacaagtatatcttcaggtatgtataggcaaccttccttgtttcactactttggtCCTTTCCTGGTACTTATTTGTATacacattattatgactggtgaacccatgcatactacatttgaagaaagaatggtaccaggcAGTCCAGGATTATTATTTTCATCTGAAAACACaccccaactattaattattgAAAAATAGCGAAgtgtctattatgctttgttatcagctatgttcaacccattacacagtgttacaaacaaagaatacTACGAGAAggacttctgcaatcaatccagccacaaTGGAAAATTTAGATGATTCCTGTTAGCTACGTACTAGCGTAGGGAGGTGATCATGTGTTGCTACCGCGAATTGTGGTACTTgcgctgtcaacaaagataaaTGGAATACAAACAAGGACAGTTCAtgcatgaagcatgcattgtggTATCCATAAGACACCTAACAGGCTGCAGCAAAGTTGAACTGCTAAGCCTTTAGCCGTTATCTAGTtatgtcagtcagtcagacagtcaTTAGAAAATCCAAGTTGTAGCTACCTACTGGAAGTATTTCAGGGCATACTGAAGGCAATTTTTGGGTTTgtatatacctaaccaatactgccaagtcacCATTAAGGCAGACAAAAGCGTGTACTACACAGCACATGTAGACGACACACTCACCCTGATGATCTTCACCATCCTAATATAAAATGTCAAGGTGGCATTTGGTGGGATCTTCTCACCTACTCCAGCCTCACCATAGCCCAGACTAGCTGGGAATGTTATCCTTCTTCTCTCCCATAAACAAGTTCCCATTAATCCTCGGTCCATCCCTCGTATTATCAGACCTTTACCAAGAGCCACAATATATGGAGTGTTGTAGTCAAAACTGTCAAGAAAGAAAGTCACACAAATGCACTGCATAATTGTCTTAAGTGAGTTATAAAATACATAGTTTAGTGAAACAATATTGTCCATTACATGGTACCTCAATTACAATACATTGACACCTCTCTTAAAGAGGAGGGTGGTCAACTATATTACTAAGCTATTACAGTAAAGTATGAGTGTGTGTtgaatatacataatattatgtcgtTGTAGATGCTATTGtaataaaataaaacaaacCACCAGTACATCATAAGATTATGATGATAGATATACACTGTAGTGCACAAAAAAACACACGGCTAAACATTATTTGCTCAAAAAAATACACATGGATACTTAGAATATCTTGGCGGATCATTGTTTCGTTTACATATTTTAATCAGactaaatacatacatatacagtgAGTCACACTATATTCTATTGTTTGCATACAGTCTTGAATAATTTTTAGTGCTGATTACCACAAGcatattaaatttcatgggtTAAATTTTTGTGGCTTATaaaaacataaacaaaaatgcAAGTGTATTAAATTTTGAGGGTAAAAATTTTCGTGGTTTAATCCTGACAAGTATAGAAATTTGTGGGTTCAGAGTTATAGTTTACCTCACCTCAATGCTAGCGCTGTGATTGTTGGACTGGGCATGATGTGTACTTTGCAATACAATGAGGGAGGACGTATACTAAAACCAATCGCTCAAGCAACACATGGTCTCATGATGGATAGTGATGAAACAAACCATGTTTCACGCCACGGATGAATCTTACCTGCTGGAATAACTGGTCACAGATACTTGAAGAAATCCGTCCTGTGGTTTACAATCTGGCACTGTCGTCATGTCGCACATTAATGTCTACATTATTAGGATTCTAAGGAAGGTGCGTTGATGACTACAGTTCTCAGGTTTGCTCGAGGTGCTACGTGAGTTTCACGTGGATTACTTTTCATGAATTAGGTTAAAACACAATTTTATATATCACAAAATTTTCTACACTGTACTGCTGACACACAGGAATAATTCAACCTACGAGTGTGGTCAAACTGAAAGTCAACAGTCAACATGAAGAATATGAAACTCAAAACTATAACTATTGATTCATCATGAAGTCACAGGGAATGACTGCCCTTACAAACCTGAAGTGTATTTAAACTAATGTGGTATTGTTAGATTATCTATTGTGTGCTCTAAACTCTTCTCCCCTGTTACAAGGAATCTTTACAAGGTCAATCTATACACATTAGCTGACCTCTACAGTGATATTATTAGACCAACCATAGGAGCACAGTACAAGCCATACACCCCCTAACCTTTTCCTCTATATGCTACATTATTATCATACCAAACGTCTCATGTTACAAATGGTAACTCATAAAACAAACACTAAATCATAAGGTAAAACCAATGCTGTATTCCAAGAGGTAGCCAACCTCCCACGCAAACTTCAAAAttgtgtacaagagtcccaatatttaagtatttcaaaacgtatttctgtattatttcatggatttataattggatttctcagatagtatACGAGTCCCAGCTTGTGAGCTACCCCTTGCTGTATTCCAAATCTAGCACTGAGTACGAGATATATACAAGCAGACTAGTGCATGAAGTGCAAGCCCAACATTGTAGTTAACTCAAAGCAAAGAGTATTGAAGGTCAGGATAAAATTTTAGCGGGTCAATACTGTGACAAACAAACCTCTGTCTGCATGGCAGCCCCTTGCCATAAGTATAAAAAtgttaaggaggtggctgcaaaGCCCTTTGGCACATCAGAAAATAATTAATTACACACTTGTCATTAACCGTACCTCTTTCCAAACTCCACCCCGCTATCAAACAACCTCCCCACGTAGTGATAATGCATGATGTCGTTTGTCTTGGCACTGTCCACGCAGTCATCAGGACGATACAAGATCTTCACCTTCAAACCATCCCCCCAATCTTCCTCTGCAAGCGGGCCTGCCGCTGATGTCAGTGAGACCAGCACGGCACAACCAGTCAACAACCATACCAACCAACAAGCCATCCCTGGAACAATGAGCTAGGAACAATGAGCTAGGAACAATGACTTCCGGATACTAAGATTTTACGAAAACGGAGAAAACAATCGTCACGTGGtgtcttttttttttgcttttcacGAGCCTCGGCACGAGCACTGTAAGGTAGACGTCTTGGCTCACTTCTAGGGTGTGGAACTCGATCGCGGTAGTGTAATACTGTGAGTTAGCGATGCTGAAGCTGTGGATTGTGTGTGATTGTGACACAAGTGCTGTGACAGGCATTTGTGTGAGATTGTGTAACATGTGTACTCTCGTACTTTCAAGTTGCACTGAAGACTCGGACCATACTGTGTTGTAAAACGCCATAGCAAAAGAGTGCCATACTATAAATATTCACATTGAAAAGGTTAATTAACAATTAAGCTAATTGGCAGCCAGACAGGCTGACTGCAGGGCAAGTGTCGGCTTCCCTGATATTGGTTTGAGAAAATCTGTGAGGTAATTGTGTGTGTCTTTCTATACTGATGTGACCAAAAAAGTAAACACTGTGTGACACTATAGAGTAtggttgaaactgggtcaatACTACTGACCAGAATGATCCGCTGGCCTGGAAATGGgacccggtttaattaaaacAGATACATTCATAAGAGTGTATTTTTGGCACAATGATGTTGGTGCCTGGCTCCGTTATGATGATTGATTAGTGGGTGTAACTCCACAAACAGCAATGTGTATTCCCAAGAAGTGGGTGTGGTTGTTTGTTTGCCAAAAGTACAGTCCCTAATCTGGCTCCATGTATATTtctgtgggtgtggctccacataagtatATGAGAATATACCAACGCTTACAATAATTAACCCTCTTATGAGGACATGCACTTACGATTCTGAAGCATGATAAAACATGTTAGTTCATCATTGAGCACGAACCAATCTGGATCGAACCATGAAATAGAATTATGTCCACTTTGAGGAAATGCATTACCTACTACTCTGCGTATATTATGAGCAATGATCTGAAGTAGGGTTGGaacgaatgtacaaatacatcctccGACGCTTCTTTTCAAAATGTTACCAAAGCTTTGTTGCAGatgtcatgtcaacaattaataaccacaattgatggttcttaggatgtacactgtagcacaaactcctacactttgttatagctccagtataaccattgtttaaactataattacATCAAAAAATACATTAATGGCAGCTTCCACAGGGAGTGacaatacttgtgcaactggtttaacatgttggtATCCATGGTAATGAAGCTTTGGTGGGATAAAACAGCATCCGAATGTTATGAAACCGAACGAAGCTTTgaactatttgtctcaaccctaATCTGAAGTCATTTGTCCATATCACTGCAGCCATACTCTGGACTAATAGAACCCTACGAACATCATGGGGCTAACTTGACTGAACATTACACAATAAAAGCTTAGTCCTGACTGAGATTTTACATGATACTGGCTTTGGTGAGTATATATGAACTCAATTTGTATACTATAGCAGACTTATACGCTACTGTGTAAAGTGTTGGTTGAAATGTGATCTAAATCTCTAAAATGCTGGTGCAAGTTCAAACAGTTGCTTGTTCAGGAGAAGGTGCAGCAAGAATGATATCTGAATCTCTGTAGTTGAGTGCTATCAAATGTAAAATTCTGCAAAAATTATCAATAAAGCTCTACACGTGTAAGAATCATGTTTCCTACACAAGGGTAAAGTTCCTTCCAGCACTTTACCccaaaattatgatttcttatttaattTGGAATATGTTTTGTGCTTTAGAGCTGAATCAGTGTttcctgattgttctattagagtaaacgactgttctattagagcatctcaatcttaTTGATCTTTATCATTCACTTTTGGTataaataatcagccaagaaattAGTTAATTTGACACTATTAAGTATTTATGATATGAAAATCAGCAATAATGTATGTGCTTGGTATAGACTGCATAGTTTAATCCTTCAAACTCCATAAGGTGTTACaaaccaaattaaaattttgcgaACAATGATGGTAAAACTACACGACCATTGAGCATATTAACAATATTAAAGTACtctatatacactgtagcaaATCAGTACATTTTATACAAGAGAtcaatcaatatactctaatagaactatcACACATGATAAAGTAACAATTGTTTCAGCTGCTTACTCTTACTTTGGCAGGTGCTCACTGATTAGTTGTGACTAAATTTCCTGTAAACACTAATGCAATAATGCCTGCCAAGGTGACTAATTCTACTACAAGCAAAAACAAATTCTATTATAAGCGGGATGAAGTAAATTGTAAAAGTCTGTACTATATTAGGCTGTCACCTGCTCATTCCATactacagtacaagtacacagaaaatttggaattttcaactgaccatagcacatcgataaaaagtactgaaataagttggagtagtacacgatattaaatcacagtaaaacaataagaagtgttatatccatactgtgctcatgataccataatggaaatgcacagtatggatataacacttcttattgttttactgtgatttaatatcgtgcactattccaacttgtttcagtactttttattgatgtgctatggtccctactctagttgaaaactcctaatttttctgtgtacttgtttgttaacttttttttgtaaataattattatgactggtgaacccacgtataccgcatctgaaatggtaccATGCACCCCAATtaccatctgaaaagtgaagtatccattacgcttcgttgtcagctttgttcaacctgttacgtagcatttcgaatcaagaactgttcaaaaagcacctctgtaatccacacatatcaaaagaaatgatgccgcctgccccagttatatcaattatcgtctaaaaagtgaagtatccgtcatgcttcgttgtcggctatgttcaacccgttacatagcagtacgaatcaagaactgtttaaaaagtgcctctgctatcaaaatagccactatgacaaatacggataATTTCCGTTACCGTTACGAAGGggagccatcacgtgctatctcCAAATCAGACCGAGATGCATTGTAATTAGGCAATTGCACATAACTAATTAGCCAATGACCGAGATCGTCCGTATTTCTGAtttcacgtgctatcgccaaatcaacacctttcactgtcagcaaagatgaataggacacaaagaaggacactggtgagtccatgaagaatgtattgtacgtactgcggtatgccaaaaggcacctgtcaggccaaagcgacgtcgaacagtgaaaaaatcaagcccgtagcctaagccgttatcaagttacacttgtctgaaggcatcagtcagttactcagtcagtcagtcactagaaaattccattaaataaattattttttaaattctgtagtaacttgttgaaagcattttgggtcaatccgAAAGCTTGtctgggcttggttttacctaaccaatactgcctcatcgtcgtcaggggaaattgaggctgttttttgggtgatattatttcgtgggccacgcttactcctttgtggtccctactatacagttactatcgtactgtatgataattatgTGATTGCACAATGCTTTGTGCATTCAATATTAATCTGGTGTTGTGTTATTTTAATATTAGAATGGTGAACATGTCTCAGTTATGGACAATACTGTTGGTTGCTATGGTGACAACTTGTTTACTGTCCAAGGAAACACATGCAGACCACGTAAATCGAGGTAAAGGATAATGTCATAAAGGATTTTACTTGCCATCATATTCCTATGTACATGTTGGTTTAGTAACATGTGTATTGTAGATGCAAAAAGACAAGAGTTCTGCAATGCCAGAAAGATCCCTTATTAAAATCAAAGAATGTTTATTTCATAAGTTTCATGTTAGGAGCCACCAAAGGTGGTAAAACAACATGTAGCTTAATGTGCAACAAAGGAAATTACATTATTATATTTAAAAAACCAGACATTTCCCCcagtttaaaaataattattatgtacagtggaacctgtttgaGGTGGTCACTTTCAGGCCAACGTTGTGGGCCTTGATAGGCAGGTGAGTGTTTTAGACAAATCAATGAAGTTTTAGCTATttgatgtatgtatgtttgtgtaatcacgctagaaatgaagtgCAATATATATCCATTTTAAAAGTTTCTCTACCAGCGTTGTTACTTGTGTATGGACATTTTACTCTTTTGTTCATTGGGTCAGCCATTTTTTCCCAAAAATCTCCAAGGCAACAAGCTCTTGTTGGTACatgcatacactgtatacaTGCACTGATCAACTCTTACAGTAAAATACATTGTGTAGGAATAGGACAGTATTTCTGTTAGTCAAGATAATTTTTTCTTTATACAGATTGTGGAAAAGCTAGACATAGGCCACAGTCATGTCTACCTGGAGACAAGCACAAAGATGTACCTTCCCCTGAGGGAGAAGATTACGCTGCATGTCAT
This region includes:
- the LOC136253986 gene encoding cartilage-associated protein-like, with translation MACWLVWLLTGCAVLVSLTSAAGPLAEEDWGDGLKVKILYRPDDCVDSAKTNDIMHYHYVGRLFDSGVEFGKSFDYNTPYIVALGKGLIIRGMDRGLMGTCLWERRRITFPASLGYGEAGVGEKIPPNATLTFYIRMVKIIRGGRSLEENSQSFTSLYRQATESYTLNEHNGAIALMEPVIPLHQEYRNKSISCLQQCRAESEPNLTDKQKALLSRVSSRMPFVQQYLKMAAEGNCVSRCKKENLGMELKVTSSFILKEINKAKYYDYLQYSYFQVNESDKGAKCAFSYFFKHPDEESIKGSVSFYRQRLEISSNNFTVFRESGVSAQQEYYKNGMSAYKQKEWLKASDNFEACFSLYKKDMDECRLYCEDVMYINVSDSNDNMYRDQEATTEDVYTLMAKVIEPMVQCKVDCYRQMSTVNGVKQKGYLASIFSYLQFVYYTVGRLNDAAECAASYQQLEPSDSAMSKNVLYYKSKMKIPEEKFVPRQDVVTLHTYHQIDQFLLEYVKGGVLPKRKGVRGDSNKSFDYHSEL